One part of the Candidatus Eisenbacteria bacterium genome encodes these proteins:
- the rpoC gene encoding DNA-directed RNA polymerase subunit beta', with protein sequence MGREREERQPASFESIRIQLASPETILGWSYGEVTKPETINYRSFKPEKDGLFCERIFGPVKDWECNCGKYKRIRYRGVVCDRCGVEVTQAKVRRERLGHIKLAVPVSHIWYFKGIPSRIGHLLDMSVRDLERILYYESYVVTDPKDTPLQLKELLSEDRFLALRKEFGADGFDADMGAEAIKKLLKAVSIEDLSNDLRVIAKTEVSVQRKKETLKRLKVVEAFRKSGNKPEWMVLDTIPVLPPDLRPLVPLEGGRFATSDLNDLYRRVINRNNRLKKLIEIRAPEVILRNEKRMLQEAVDALFDNGRRTRAVRGPGNRPLKSLSDMLKGKQGRFRQNLLGKRVDYSGRSVIVVGPELRLHQCGLPKNMALELFKPFIIKKLEDKGYVQTVKSAKKLVEREKPEVWDILEEIIKDHPVLLNRAPTLHRLGIQAFQPVLVEGKAIRIHPLVCAAFNADFDGDQMAVHVPLSFEAQIEARVLMLSSNNILAPASGKPLASPTQDIVLGLHFLTHPRDGARGEGMAFTDADEVESAYEAGVVELNTRIKARVNGKLLETTVGRIFFNRVVPDEIGFINESLHKGSIEDLVGRCHSLFGPERTAQFLDALKDLGFYYATIAGITVGIDDVMVPPEKEGLIQAAWAQVRKIQDAYDSGHIHDLERYNKIIDIWTHCTNEVADNMFRRMGESERGFNPIFMMADSRSRGSKEQIRQLAGMRGLMAKPQKKLTGGVGEIIESPIVSNFREGLNVLEYFISTHGARKGLADTALKTADAGYLTRRLVDVAQDVIITEDDCGTILGLDISPLKEGEKIIEPLADRVLGRVAVEDVIDPITGETIVESGQEIREEHAEKIDQAGIEWIRIRSVLTCETKRGVCAKCYGRNLANGRMVSLGEAAGVIAAQSIGEPGTQLTLRTFHIGGAAARITEENYLNARLAGKIRFSERVRLLKLTDGSHVSIGRHGEVEVLDQEDRVRAKHRIPYGANVKVKDGQHVAEGDPIFEWDPYSAPILSEKKGQVKFVDIIEDITVREELDDKTGRRQRVIIDVREKNLHPTIRILAPGGRKVAEYLIPTGARLDCQDGEEIEGGQVLAKMPREISKTRDITGGLPRVAELFEARKPKDAAVVTEINGIVKFSGRVRGMRRLVVAHESGAEKEYLIPHGKHLMVREGDHVNAGEPLSEGPINPHDILRIKGNNAVQEYLVNEIQEVYRLQGVRINDKHIEVIVRQMLQKVRIEDPGDTVFLEGDQVSKALVRDENERLVAEGGKPATFQPLLLGITKASLSTESFVSAASFQETTRVLTEAAIRGATDHLLGLKENVIMGNLIPAGTGVGHCRRIRLEEPEPLEEEQQVVAAEADLEPEEPGDEQEKILDSK encoded by the coding sequence ATGGGAAGAGAGAGAGAAGAGCGGCAGCCGGCATCGTTCGAGTCGATCCGGATTCAGCTCGCCTCGCCCGAGACCATCCTCGGTTGGTCGTACGGCGAGGTCACCAAGCCCGAGACGATCAACTATCGGTCGTTCAAACCGGAGAAGGACGGGCTCTTCTGCGAGAGGATCTTCGGGCCGGTGAAGGACTGGGAGTGCAACTGCGGGAAGTACAAGCGCATTCGCTACCGCGGGGTCGTTTGCGACCGCTGCGGCGTCGAGGTGACGCAAGCGAAAGTGCGCAGGGAGCGTTTGGGCCACATCAAGCTCGCGGTCCCGGTTTCCCATATTTGGTATTTCAAGGGAATTCCGAGCCGCATCGGACATCTTCTCGACATGTCGGTCCGGGATCTCGAGCGCATTCTGTACTACGAGTCGTACGTCGTCACCGACCCGAAGGACACGCCGCTCCAACTGAAGGAGCTGCTCTCCGAGGACCGTTTTCTCGCCCTCCGGAAGGAGTTCGGCGCGGACGGCTTCGATGCGGACATGGGGGCGGAGGCGATCAAGAAGCTCTTGAAGGCGGTCAGCATCGAGGATCTTTCGAACGATCTTCGGGTGATCGCCAAGACGGAGGTCTCCGTTCAGCGGAAGAAGGAGACCCTGAAGCGGCTCAAGGTGGTCGAAGCTTTCCGGAAGTCGGGGAACAAGCCGGAGTGGATGGTCCTCGACACCATCCCGGTTCTTCCGCCCGATCTTCGCCCGCTCGTTCCGCTCGAGGGCGGGCGATTCGCCACTTCGGACCTGAACGATCTTTACCGGCGGGTGATCAACCGGAACAACCGCCTCAAGAAGCTGATCGAGATCCGCGCGCCGGAAGTGATTCTCCGGAACGAGAAGCGAATGCTCCAGGAAGCGGTCGACGCGCTCTTCGACAACGGAAGAAGAACGCGCGCGGTGCGGGGCCCGGGGAACCGTCCCCTGAAGTCCCTCTCCGACATGCTCAAGGGAAAGCAGGGACGCTTCCGCCAGAACCTTCTCGGAAAGCGCGTGGACTACTCGGGGCGCTCAGTGATCGTGGTCGGGCCCGAGCTTCGGCTGCATCAATGCGGGCTGCCGAAGAACATGGCCCTCGAGCTCTTCAAGCCGTTCATCATCAAGAAGCTCGAGGACAAGGGCTACGTCCAGACGGTGAAGAGCGCGAAGAAGCTCGTCGAGCGCGAGAAGCCCGAGGTCTGGGACATTCTCGAGGAGATCATCAAGGACCACCCGGTCCTCTTGAACCGTGCGCCGACCCTGCACCGCCTGGGGATTCAGGCCTTCCAGCCGGTTCTCGTGGAGGGGAAGGCGATTCGGATCCACCCGCTCGTGTGCGCCGCATTCAACGCGGACTTTGACGGCGATCAGATGGCCGTGCACGTTCCGCTTTCATTCGAGGCGCAGATCGAGGCGCGCGTGCTCATGCTTTCGAGCAACAACATCCTGGCGCCGGCAAGCGGGAAGCCTCTCGCCTCGCCGACGCAGGACATCGTTCTTGGCCTTCACTTCCTCACCCATCCGAGGGACGGCGCGCGGGGAGAAGGGATGGCGTTCACGGACGCGGACGAGGTCGAATCCGCCTACGAGGCCGGGGTCGTCGAGCTGAACACGCGCATCAAGGCGCGCGTGAACGGGAAGCTTCTCGAAACGACCGTCGGGCGCATCTTCTTCAATCGAGTCGTCCCCGATGAGATCGGCTTCATCAACGAGTCTCTGCACAAGGGCTCGATCGAGGATCTCGTCGGCCGTTGCCATTCCCTGTTCGGTCCCGAGCGGACCGCGCAGTTCTTGGACGCGCTCAAGGATCTCGGCTTCTATTACGCGACGATCGCCGGCATCACGGTCGGCATCGACGATGTAATGGTCCCCCCCGAGAAGGAAGGGTTGATCCAGGCCGCGTGGGCTCAGGTGCGCAAGATCCAGGACGCATACGACAGCGGCCACATCCACGATCTCGAGCGCTACAACAAGATCATCGACATCTGGACTCACTGCACGAACGAGGTCGCCGACAACATGTTCCGGCGGATGGGCGAGTCGGAGAGGGGCTTCAACCCGATCTTCATGATGGCGGACTCCCGCTCCCGCGGATCGAAGGAGCAGATCCGCCAGCTCGCCGGAATGCGCGGTCTCATGGCGAAACCCCAAAAGAAACTCACCGGAGGGGTGGGCGAGATCATCGAGTCCCCGATCGTCTCCAACTTCCGCGAGGGTCTCAACGTGCTCGAGTACTTCATCTCGACGCACGGCGCCCGCAAGGGACTCGCGGACACCGCTCTGAAGACCGCCGACGCCGGGTACCTCACGCGCCGCCTGGTGGACGTGGCGCAGGACGTCATCATCACCGAGGATGACTGCGGCACGATTCTCGGCCTCGACATCTCCCCTCTCAAAGAAGGGGAGAAGATCATCGAACCGCTCGCGGATCGCGTTCTCGGTCGCGTCGCGGTTGAGGACGTGATCGACCCGATCACCGGCGAGACGATCGTCGAGTCCGGACAGGAAATCCGCGAGGAGCACGCGGAGAAGATCGACCAGGCAGGAATCGAGTGGATCAGAATCCGGTCCGTGCTGACCTGCGAGACGAAGCGCGGCGTCTGCGCGAAGTGCTACGGCCGCAATCTCGCAAACGGGCGCATGGTGAGCCTCGGCGAGGCGGCGGGCGTGATCGCCGCGCAGTCGATCGGCGAGCCGGGCACCCAGCTCACCCTTCGAACCTTCCATATCGGCGGCGCCGCCGCGCGCATCACCGAGGAGAACTATCTCAACGCGCGGTTGGCCGGGAAGATCCGCTTCAGCGAGCGCGTGCGGCTTCTGAAGCTCACGGACGGCTCGCACGTATCGATCGGGCGCCACGGAGAGGTGGAGGTTCTGGACCAGGAAGACCGGGTGCGGGCCAAGCACCGGATTCCGTACGGCGCGAACGTGAAGGTGAAGGACGGCCAGCATGTCGCCGAGGGGGACCCCATCTTTGAGTGGGATCCGTATTCGGCGCCGATTCTCTCCGAGAAGAAGGGACAGGTGAAGTTCGTCGACATCATCGAGGACATCACCGTTCGCGAGGAGTTGGACGACAAGACGGGCCGCAGGCAGCGCGTCATCATCGACGTTCGCGAGAAGAACCTGCACCCCACGATCCGAATCCTCGCGCCCGGCGGGCGGAAGGTGGCCGAGTATCTCATCCCGACCGGAGCGCGGCTCGACTGCCAGGACGGAGAAGAGATCGAGGGCGGGCAGGTCCTCGCCAAGATGCCGCGCGAGATTTCAAAGACTCGGGACATCACCGGAGGTCTCCCGCGCGTCGCCGAGCTCTTCGAGGCGCGCAAGCCGAAGGACGCCGCGGTCGTGACCGAGATCAACGGGATCGTGAAGTTCTCGGGGCGCGTCCGCGGAATGCGGCGGTTGGTCGTGGCGCACGAGTCGGGCGCGGAGAAGGAATACCTGATCCCGCACGGCAAGCACCTGATGGTCCGAGAGGGGGACCACGTCAACGCGGGCGAACCTCTCTCCGAGGGACCGATCAACCCGCACGACATCCTTCGCATCAAGGGGAACAACGCGGTTCAGGAGTATCTGGTCAACGAGATCCAAGAGGTTTACCGGCTCCAAGGCGTCCGCATCAACGACAAGCACATCGAGGTGATCGTGCGCCAGATGCTGCAGAAGGTTCGGATCGAGGATCCGGGCGACACGGTCTTTCTCGAGGGAGATCAGGTGTCGAAGGCGCTTGTGCGCGACGAGAATGAGCGCCTCGTCGCGGAGGGGGGAAAGCCCGCCACGTTCCAGCCGCTTCTGCTCGGCATCACGAAGGCGTCTCTCTCGACCGAGAGCTTCGTCTCGGCCGCTTCGTTCCAGGAGACGACCCGGGTGCTGACGGAAGCAGCGATTCGGGGGGCGACCGACCATCTCCTCGGGCTGAAAGAGAACGTGATCATGGGGAACCTGATCCCGGCGGGGACGGGCGTCGGGCATTGCCGCCGGATCCGCCTGGAGGAGCCCGAACCGCTCGAAGAGGAGCAGCAAGTCGTTGCGGCGGAAGCAGATCTGGAGCCGGAAGAGCCGGGGGACGAGCAGGAAAAAATTCTTGACAGCAAGTAG